TCCAGGTGTCTTTCGATGACGTCCATTTTGTCCCGACCTTTGACGTCATTTCCCACCTCGTGTTTGTAGCTGACGAGCAGGATGTCGTCGCCACTGTGGTTGACGGCGCCATTTTAATGCGTGATGGCCAGTTTCTTACCCTCGATACCGCACGAATCAAACGCGAGGCAACTGCACTGGCAGCACGCATTCAGCAGGCGCTCAGCGAACGCAACTCGGGCGACTGATTTGCCACTATAAGCGGCCGATCGCAGCAGCCGCCATGTAAGATCGGAGCTGACGAATCGATGGATGAAATAATGTACGACCACAATAGCGTACTGATATGCCTGATCCTGCTGGTGACGATGGTTGCCGGACTCGAAATCGGCTTCCGTGGCGGCAGCAAATGGCGTGAACGCATCGGTGACGGCCAACGTACCCAACTGAATGCCGTACAGGGTTCCCTGCTCGGTATGCTGGCGTTGTTACTGGGCTTCACTTTCTCGCTGGCATTGCAGCGCTTTGATGATCGCAGCAAAGCGGTCGTTGACGAGGCCAACGCGATAGGCACCGCCCTGTTGCGCGCCAGTGTGCTGGATGCCACGGTATCGACTGAGGCCACTGCCAGCCTGCGGGCCTATATTGACCTGCGGGTACACTCAGCCGGCGTGTCGCTCGACTACCACGATGAACGCGACGATCTGCTCGTGCGATCCGAACAAGTCCAGGCTGAGCTCTGGTCCCAGGTTCAACGCGCTCTGCAGATCGACGACCGGCCGGCCACGACCGGTCTGTACCTGCAGGCTTTGAACGATATGTTCGACGCTTATGGCCGACGTGACGCGGCACTGTCGCGGCACGTACCGGAGGCGGTGCTGTTCCTGCTGTTTCTGACCTTTGTCATGGTCAGTACGATTGTAGGCATTACCTCCGGCGCGCACGGTGGTCGGCCACCAAAGTCCATGATCGCCATGGTGACACTGATCGTCATGCTGGTGTTCATCATCATCGACCTTGACCGACCACGGCGCGGTATTATCGAAATAGACCAGAGCAGCCTGATCAAGCTGCAACAACCAGCAAGTTCAGGCAGAACTCCCTGACTAACAGCGGCCGCCGGAATCACCATGGACAAATTCGCGTTGCCGGAGAAGTTCGCATGCTTTGATGACCTCTGGTCACCGAAAATCGTGGCAGAAATGAATGGTCAGTACGTCAAACTCGCCAAAGGGCTGGGTGAACTTGACTGGCACAGCCATGAACAGGAAGACGAGTTTTTTATGGTGGTGAGCGGGCACCTGGATATCCACCTGCGCGACCGTGTGGTGGCACTCGATGCGGGCGACTGTTTTGTCGTTCCCCGGGGTGTTGAGCACCGGCCGGTTGCCCTACGCGGCGCTGAAATACTGCTGATCGAACCCAGGAGTACACTACATACTGGCAAACAGCAGACCGCACAGACTGTCGCGATCGAAGATCAGGAGTGGATTTGATGAACGCCTTGAGAATCGCCGGACTCGCTTTAACGGCATTGCTTGCAGCTGGTTGCGCCAGCCATACCGCCCCTGCAGAACCCATCGTGTGGTCGGCAGAATGGTTCCAGTGTGACAGCCGTTTCGACTGCATTGCCGTGCAGGATGCCTATTGCAAACACACGGCCGTCAACATGAATTATTCACTGGTGTATCAGGACTGGGCACGACAGCAAGTTGAAAGCATCGGCGAACTGGCCCCCTGCGATCGCGACAGTGAACAGGACCGTATGCCGATCCCTGCCGTTTGCCACAACAACACCTGCCAGCACCCGGGTCACACCAGCCGCTGATGCGCCAATCATGAGCAAGCGACGAAAGCGATCGGTGTCATTGGTACTTGGCAGCGGCGGCGCCCGCGGCGCCGCGCACATCGGCGTCATTCGCTGGCTCGCCGAAAATAATTACGATATTCGATCGGTCTCCGGCTGTTCCATCGGCGCACTGATCGGCGGCGTTTACGCGGCAGACAAGCTTGACGAATTTGAGGACTGGCTTTGTGCCATTACCGAACGCGAAATGTTCCGCTTAATGGATCTCTCCTGGCAAATCAGTGGCCTCGTCAAAGGTGACCGGATCATCGACACGCTCAAGGACCTTGTTGGGGACCGCCTGATTGAGGAACTTCCGATTCGTTACACCGCCGTTGCCGCCAGCCTGGATGGAGAAAAAGAGGTCTGGCTGCAGGACGGTCCGTTATTCGACGCCATCCGCGCGTCCATATCCCTGCCGTTGCTGCTGACGCCGACCCGGCGCGATGGCAAGACGCTGATCGACGGCGGCGTATTGAACCCGGTACCCATTGCACCCACGTTCGGCGATGGCACCGATCTCTGCATTGCCGTCAATCTCGGCGGTGCCGCCGACGGCCACTGCAATACCGACAAGTCAGCCGATGACGATTCTGACCACAACAGAACCGGACTGCGCGCAAAAATCGATGCCTTCATCGACAAGCTGGGCATCAATAACGGCAGCAAGGGCGACAGCAGTAAGGACTGGGGGCCGTTCGAAATCGCCAATCAGGCATTCGATGCGATGCAGGCAACAATTTCGCGGCAAAAGCTGGCGGTGTACCCGCCGGATGAACTGATAGAAATCCCGCGTAACGCTTGCGGCACAATGGATTTTCAACACGCCGCGAAAATGATCAAACTGGGCTACGAACAAGCCGAAACCGTAATGGCCGGCAAACGCCACTGATCAGTAAAGCAACGCCTGGTTGCAGCAAGTAGGCACTGGAGTGCCCTGGCCGGGCGTCCGGCTACGACTTCAGAAAATTCGTGCCGTAGTCCATTTTCTCGAGACCGAAGAACGTGGCCAGGCTCTGGCCGATATCGGCGAATGAATCCCGCAAACCCAGTGATCCGGGGGCTACAGCCGCACCGTAAGCCAGCACCGGAATGTGCTCTCGAGTGTGGTCCGAACCGGGCCACGCCGGGTCGCAACCGTGGTCAGCGCAGATGAGCAACAGGTCGTCGGCATTCATTTGGGCCATCAACTCGGGCAGTCGCGCGTCAAAGTATTCCAACGCTTCCGCATACCCTTGCGCATCGCGGCGATGACCGTAGAGCATGTCAAAGTCGACGAAGTTGGTGAACACGATTGACCGGTCCGGTGCCTCTGCCAGGGCCGCCAATGTGGCATCGAACAACGCGGCATTGCCGCTCGCTTTTATTTTCCGGGTAATGCCCTGATGCGCATAGATGTCGCTGATCTTGCCGATACTGATGACTTCGCCACCCGAGTCCGCCAGCTTGTCCAGCACCGTCGGTGCCGGCGGCGGCGTGGTCAGATCCCGTCGATTGCCCGTGCGGACGAAGTTGCTGCTGTCGGTCCCGATGAACGGCCGAGCGATCACGCGACCAATGTTGTAGTCATCAACCAGCTTGCGGGCGATCTCACACAAGGCATACAAACGCTCGAGACCGAAGCTTTCTTCGTGCGCGGCGATCTGGAAAACACTGTCCGCGGAGGTATAAAAGATCGGTTTGCCGCTACGCATATGCTCTTCACCGAGCTCGGCGATAATGGTGGTGCCCGAAGAATGGCAGTTGCCGAGATAACCCGGCAGATCGGCTTGTGCAACCAGGGCATCCAGTAATTCGGCAGGAAATGTATTGGTCAGCTCGGTGAAATAGCCCCAATCGAACAACACGGGTACGCCGGCAATCTCCCAATGCCCGCTCGGCGTGTCCTTACCGCTCGACAGTTCCGCTGCGTGGCCGTAGGCACCAATGATTTCGACATTCGTTTCGGTGCCCGCCGGAAACGCACCGGCGCTATCACGAGCGGCGTGCAACAAACCAAGGCCCGCGAGGTTCGGCAGGCAGAGTGCCCTGCCCGTCGACTCCAGGCGCAACTTCGCAATACTTCCCAGCGTATTGGCGCCAACATCGCCGAACTTGTCGGCGTCGGCCGTTGCGCCGATTCCGAAGGAGTCGAGTACCAGAATGATGGCTCTAGCCATAATCTCTCCTTTGCCGGCCGCACTTATTGCAATGAGTAGAACAAACCTGCCAGCGACGCGCTCATCAGGTTGGCCAGTGTACCCCCAATCACCGCACGCAGCCCAAATCGCGCTATGTCACGCCGCCGCGAAGGCACGATACTGCCCAAACCGCCCAGCAAAATGGCGATGGAGGCCAGATTCGCAAAGCCACACAACGCAAACGTGACGATCACCTGGGTCTGTGCTGAGAGTGATTCCTTGATTAATACGAAATTTGCATAAGCATAGAATTCGTTGATCACCATCTTCTGACCGATGAGACTGCCGGCCGTGTTCGCCTCGTCCCACGGCACACCCAGCAGATAGGCGATCGGTGCAAACAGTTTGCCCAGCAGGAATTGCAGAGTGAGATCTTCGAAGCCGAACCAGCCGCCTATGCCACCCAACAAACCGTTCAACAGAGCGATCATCGCAACAAATGCCAGCAGCATTGCACCAACATTCAGCGCCAGCGTCAGGCCGGTCGCAGCGCCGTTACCGATAGCCTCGAACACGTTGACGGCCCGCTCTTCGCCGCCGGTCTCGGCAGGATCGAAACGCGTAGCGGAAGGCGAGGTCTCCGGCATCATCAGCTTGGCCATTAACAAGCCCCCGGGCGCCGCCATGAAGCTGGCGGTGATCAGGTATTTGAGATCAACCCCCATCGCTGCGTAACCGGCCATTACCGCGCCGGCGATAGTCGCACAGCCACCGGTCATGACGGCGAACAGTTCGGAATCGCTCATTCGTTCGAGATACGGTTTCACGACCAGCGGCGCTTCCGTATGGCCCACGAAAATATTGGACACAGCCGACATTGATTCCGTTTCGCTGGTACGGAGCAACTTGTGCAACAGACCGCCCAACGCACCAACCACCCGCTGCATGATGCCGAGGTAGTAGAGCAATGACATGAGGGCCGAAAAGAACACGATCACCGGCAGAACGTTCAGAGCTATGGTGAAGCCCAGACTTTCGCCGGTCTTATTGCCGAACACGAACACAATGCCGTCGTTGCCGTAGTTAATGACGTGCTGAACGCCGTTCACCACCCATTGCAGCGCGTCGCGCCCTGACGGGACATACATGATCAGACCGGCAATGCTGACCTGCAGGAAAAAGGCGATACCCACGGTGCGCAAATTTATCGCCCGCCGATCTGTAGAAAACACGACTGCGATCGTCAGCAGCGCCACTATGCCAAGAAGTGCTATCAAGTGCTTGTCCCCGCTCGGTCAAAAAAAAATCGCCGGGCGGCGCGAGCCGCCCGACGATCTCCATGATACGGCTTCCGGAGCCGTTAGTGGTGCGGACTTTCCGGAACGAAGCTGCTTTCGCCAAAAAACTCGATGCGGGTAAGGAAGGTGTAGTCCCCTTCCAGAGACATAAGTCCGATCAACACCAATATCGCCACGGGTGGCACCAGAATGGCGAGCTGCAATGCTCGCCGTTCCCAGGTCATGTGCATGAATATGGCAATGATGAACCCTGCCTTGATGAACATGAACACGAGTATCAGCGTCCAGCGCAAGTAGCCCTGAAAGCCGATGTAATCGACCATGTAAGACAATGTGCTGACGACGAACAGCAATCCCCATATCCAGAAATAGATCGCCAGCGGATGTTGTTGTTGCTCTTGCGCCATGGAAAACAACTCCTGTCGATAATTACCAGAGATAGAAGAAAGCGAAAATAAAGACCCAGACGAGGTCAACGAAATGCCAGTACAAACCGACTATTTCAACGATCTCGTAATTGCCGCCGCGCTTCTCGTAGAAACCGTTCTTGACCCGGAACGCGATGACCAACAGGTAAATGACACCCGCGGAAACATGCAGACCGTGAAAGCCCGTGATCATGAAGAAACTGGAGCCGAATTGTGCCGCACCCATCGGGTTGCCCCACGGGCGCACGCCTTCATCGACGATCAGCTTGGTCCACTCGAACGCCTGCATACCCACGAAGCTGGCGCCCAGCGCGGCTGTCGCCAGCATCAACCAGAAGGTTCGTTTGCGGTCCTTGCGATAGCCCATATTGACCGCCATCGCCATCGTGCCGCTTGAGGTGATGAGGATGAACGTCATGATTGCGATCAGAACCAGCGGGATCGGGTCGCCACCGAAGCTGAGCGCAAAAACCTCGCTGGGAATCGGCCAGGGGTCGGCCGTGGACATGCGCACCGTCATGTAACCAACGAGGAAGCAGCTGAAAATAAACGTATCGGAGAGCAGGAATATCCACATCATTGCCTTACCCCACGGCACGTGGAACGCCTGCTTGTCGGCAGAGAAGTCCTGAACGACTCCTGATCCTTCCGCGGTAGTACTTAGCGCAGCTTCCGACATCTTTTTTTCCTTATCAGGTTGTTAGCATCAGCCCGAACAGCACGATCCAAACCAGCAGCAGGTAGTGCCAGTACACAGTGCAGAGTTCAACGCTCAGCCTGACCGTGTTGGCGTCGGCACCACCAAAGACGCGGATCAACGACCGTGCCCAGACCCAGACACCGCCAAGCAAATGCAGCCCGTGCAGTGCTGTGAGCAGGTAGAAAAACGCGTTGGCCGGGTTGCCACTGACTGTCACACCCGTCGCGTAAAGGCCTTGCCAGGCCGTGAGTTGCCCGACCAGAAACAGCAAGGTAAAGGCACCAGCCAGTATCAAACCGGGTTTCAGTCGCTCACTGCGACCGGCAACCGCGGCGTTGCGGGTCCAGTGATAGGCAATGCTGGACAACACCAGAAAACCCGAATTGAGCCATAACAATTGCGGCTCAGTCAGTGGAATCCAGTCAGCGCCCATCCGCATTCGAATCGTGTAAGCACTGATGAACAAAGCAAACAGCGATGTCGCCACTGCAAGAAACGTGGTCAGGCCGATAGTCTTGGCGTTGGTTTCCAGCGAATTGCCGCTGACCGCATCATCTGCGGCACTGGACACCCAGGGTTGCGTACCCAGCGTCTGGCGCAGGAGCCAGCCAATGACTGTTGCCATGATCGCAGCAAGAAAAACCAGGGTAATCGTCATGTGCGCAAACCTAATTCAGAGTGCATGGCCACTTAGTGTTCGGAACCGACCGGAACAACACTCGCCGGTACGTTTTGCGGCGTAAAGTCCTGCTCCTGACCCGGCACGCTGTAGTCATAAGCCCAGCGATGCACCTCGGGCAGTTCATGGCCCCAGTTGCCGTGCTTCGGTGGCGTGTCCGGTGTCTGCCATTCCAGCGTGGTTGCACCCCACGGATTGCCCTCCGCTTTCTTGCCGTGTTTCAGGCTCCAGAAAATATTGATGAAGAACAGAATCTGGGTCAGCGCAACAATGATCGCCGAGATGGTAATCGCCGCATTCAGGTCGTGCGCGGACTCCGGCATGAATTCGGTATTACCCATCGCAAAGTAGCGCCGCGGCACGCCGAGAAAGCCAAGGTAATGCATCGGCAGGTAAATCGAGTAGGTGCCGAGAAACGTCAGCCAGAAATGCCAGCGGCCAAGTGTTTCATTGAACATGCGCCCGGTAATTTTCGGGTACCAGTGATAAATCGCGCCGAACACCACGAGGATAGGCGACACCCCCATCACCATGTGGAAATGGGCAACGACGAAATAGGTATCCGATAACGGCAGGTCGACAACGACATTGCCGAGGAAAATGCCGGTCAGGCCGCCGTGAATGAAGGTGAAGATGAAGCCGATGGCAAACAGCATCGGCACACGCAGGTGAATATTGCCCTGCCACAGTGTCAGCACCCAGTTATAAACCTTGAGCGCCGTAGGCACCGCGATAATCAGCGTAGTGGTCGCGAAGAAGAAGCCGAAATACGGGTTCATGCCGCTGACGTACATGTGATGCGCCCAGACAATAAAGCTGAGACCGCCGATGGCCAGAATTGCCCAGACCATCATGCGATAGCCGAATATATTTTTGCGCGCATGAGTCGCCAGCAGGTCCGACACAATGCCGAACGCCGGCAACGCAACGATATACACCTCGGGATGCCCGAAGAACCAGAACAGGTGCTGGAACAGGACTGGTGTGCCGCCGGTATGTTCTACCTGTTCACCAGCCGCAATCATCGCCGGCATGAAGAAGCTGGTGAGTATGGTCTTGTCCAGCAACATCATCAGCGCGCTGACCAGCAACGCCGGAAACGCCAGCAAGCCAAGTATCGTCGCCATGAAGATGCCCCACACCGACAACGGCATGCGCATCAGGGTCATGCCGCGGCAGCGTGCCTGCAACACCGTCGTAATGTAATTGAGGCCGCCCATCGTGAACGCCACGATGAACACCACCAACGACACCAGCATCAGAATGATGCCCCACTCGATACCCGGTGTACCTGGCGATATGGCCTGCGGTGGATACAAGGTCCATCCCGCACCGGTCGCGCCGCCGGGCACGAAAAAGCTGGCCAGCAGGATAAGAACGGACAGCAGATAGACCCAGAAGCTCAACATGTTCAGGTACGGGAAGACCATGTCGCGCGAGCCGACCATCAGCGGAATCAGATAATTACCGAATCCGCCAAGGAACAATGCCGTGAGCAGATAGATCACCATGATCATGCCGTGCATGGTGACGAACTGGTAATAACTCTCAGGCGTGATAAACGAAAAATTATCGGGGAAGCCGAGCTGCAGGCGCATCATTACAGACAGCGAAAGTGCGACCAGGCCAACGAATACGGCCGTCATACCGTACTGGATGGCAATGACCTTGTGGTCCTGGCTCCAGACGTATTTCGTAATGAAAGTCTGCGGATCGTGGTGCTCGATCTCGTGGTCACGATCTGCGATTGCAACGTAAGCCATCTGGCATTCCTCGTAGTGTTTACTTGTTTATCGCGTGCCTGGCATCTGTCTCCGTCTGCTCACAAGGTGTTGATGTAAGCAACAACGTCATTCAATTTCTGTTCGTCCTGCAACACCTGCGACATGAAACCCATCTGCATGCCGTAGTAGTCCTGCGGGTGTCCGCCGCGTACTCCGTTACGGAAATGTTCCAGCTGCCGCGCCAGGTACCAGTCGCTCATACCGGCGAGGCGTGGTGCGTTCATGGTCTGATAGCCCTGTCCGTCCGGCCCATGGCAGTAAGAACAAACGGTGTACAGCTTTTCGCCGGCAGCGGGGTTGCCCTCAACCGTTGCTTCCGGGGCGGTATCCGGCAAGCTCTGAATGTGGGCGATCACGTTGTTGACGGCCGCGTCGTTCGCCAGAATCATGGCCATCGGCGCCATTTGCCGTCCGTAAATGTCGTCTTCGTGGCTGCCTCTTAGCCCGGCTTTGAATGCCTTGATCTGGTTGCTGAGGTACCAGGCGCTCTGCCCCGCAAGCTTCGGCCCGTTCATAGCAACAACACCTTCGCCTTGTGGGCCGTGGCAGGCCGCACAGACAGCGTATTGCGCCTGACCTACTGTGGCATTGCCAGCGGCCACTGCCAGCGTTTCAGCGTAAGTAGGGTGCGTGTCGACCCAGGCCAGGTAGTCCGCTTTGTCTTCGACGATGACCGCGCCGCGCATTGCGTAATGCGCGATACCGCAGAGCTCTTCACACAACAATTCGTAACGCCCGTTCACCGTTGGCGTCAGCCACATGTAAGTCATCATGCCGGGTACCAGGTCCATCTTGACCCGGAACTGTGCGACCGCGAAATCATGCAGCACGTCTTTGGAACGAAGGTTGAATTTGACCGGGGTGCCAACAGGAACATGCACCTCCGCACTTGAAACCAGAATATCGTCGAGCCCGTTCGGGTCCTCCGGGTCCATACCAAACGGGTTGTCCGCGGTAACAAAAGCGTTGTGGACATTACCGAACTCGCCGTCTTCACCCGGCAGCCGATAACTCCAATGCCATTGCTGACCGATCGCTTCGATCTCAATCGCATTGTCGGGCACTTTGACGAAACTGGCCCAGACAAAGAGTCCGGGTGCCAGCATCGCGGCAACCAGCACGGTTGTCACGACGGTCAGTATCCACTCCAGCTTTTGATTTTCGGGTTCGTAGTTCGCTTTGCTGCCGGCTTTGGCACGGTACCTGATGACGCACCAGGCCATGAACAGGTTCACGGCGACGAAAACGAATCCGGTGACGACGAAGGTGATATCGATGGTGAAATCGATCGCGCCCCAGTTAGAGGCGAGCGGCGTAAAGGTCCAGGGGCTCAGGAAATGGAAGACGAGCGAACCCACTACTAACAGAATCAACACTACTGCTAAAGGCATACCTGTCGCATCCTTTGTTCGTGACCGTGCGGATTTTTGTGGACGGCAATAGGTGAATGCCGCTCTATCTGGTCAGCGCGCCGTTGTTCTTTGTTCGTTCGTAGTCTTGCGTATCCCCTGTTCGCGGTTGTCTTGGCAAACCGTCGTTTGTATTTCCCGGAATGTCTGACTGCCGCGCTCGTAATTGAAACGGACGGACTGATTCCAGCTGGCAGAATAGAGGAATCGGAATTCGATTTCCACTGGCAGACTGCACAGCAGAGCGTTGCACTTGAAAGGTCCGTGTACGGCCTCCTGCCGAGCGGACAAAAAAACCGGTACCGCAGCCGCTAGAAAGAGCGACGCAAATCGCGTTCTATCGACCGCCGGGCCTTTTCGACATCCGCTTGCAGATTAAGCAGTTCCTGCTGTAACGGTTGGGTCAGATCCACCGGCTCGACCTCAAGCGGCACCGGCATGAAGACCTCCTGCGAATACGGTGGCACCGTGGCCAGCGGTACCTCCTCTACCGAGGGCGTGCGCTGACTCAGCGTTATCGCCACGACCAGCCCAAGCAAACCCGCTGCCAGTCCGGCGAAACGCAGAGCGGGCAGCCGCCGCCGGTTGGCATTCGTTGCCGGCCGGACCTCCCGCCAGCGCGCATCCAGGCGTTGCCGCCACGCGTCCGGCAGTTCGGCATCGATCGCCGCTGCATCCTGAGCCAGTTGTTTATCGAGCTTATCCATAGGCCTCACTCTCGGGGCTTGCCGCCTCCTGTGCCATCAGTGCCGCCCGCAAGCGCCGTCGCGAGCGCATGAGGCTGACTTTGGTCCAGGGCAATGAGCGTTGCAACGCCCGCGCAATGTCCTTGATGGCCATGCCCTCTACGCTGTGCAACCACAACGCGGTCACCGCATCTTCGCCAAGCAGACGACGTGCGGTGCGCCACAAATTCTCGCGCTCGTCCGCGGCTATGCAAACCGCCAGCGGATCCCCGCCAGGATCGGTCGCAACCTGCTCACCCGGCGTGGCGTCGTTGCGTTGCCGCGCTGCCCTGCGCAGCGCAATGCGGTAGAGCCAGGTACTGAAGCGCCAGCGCGAATTGTAACTGTGCAAATAGCGCCAGGCATCAACGAACGCGTCCTGCAGCGCATCCTCCGCATCGGCGCGACTGGCGCAACGCGTCTGCAAGAAGCGGAACAGGCGCTGCTGATAGCGAGTGACCAGTTCGGCATAGGCCTCCGCATTGCCTTGCTGAGCGTGGGCCGCGAGTTGTTCGTCACTTTGCACCTGCAGCAGTGGTAATCAGTCCGACAACAACTGCACAAGCATCGCCGGATCGAACACCGTACTGATACTCAGCACCGCATCGGCCACACTGACCTTGGTGTTGCTGATCATGGTCCGGATCTGCGGGTCGATATCACTGTTGAATGCCTGCAATCCGATCAGTCCGTTAATCACGCTGCCGATTGATCGTGCCATCATTTCGTCAGTCGATTTGAGTTGCGCCTCGACTGCCAGCAAGCCACCGCGATCCGCCACCAGCAAGGCGGCCTGCTCGGTATTGCGGAGAATGTTCGAGTTCCAGTCATCACCGTCATCACTGGCGAAATGTTCGGCGCGCATCCCTGCCTGCACGAAACTCTTGTCCGCGGTCATCACGAACAACGCACCTTTGTGGCCGCCGCTGCCAACAATCTTGCCGCCGCTGCGCAGCAGCTCCTGCATCTGGCCCTCTGAGGACGACACCAGCACCTTGTTCGGCACCGCGAAACTGAAGAACGCAGCTTCCTGAAGATTGCCCAGCGGATCGGACGTGTTCGACTCAGCATCATCTTCGCCGGCAAAAAAGTAAGCCTTGCCGTCGTGTTCCCGCGGGTCGAATTTGCCCTGCAACGCCACCATCCCCATGAGCTTGTCTTTGGTCTCCTGGCTGAGCGTACCTTCGAACACAATCGTGACTCCCGGCCCATCGGCGGAGAAGGCTGTCACACGTTCAAGCTCACGACCGATATCAATACCGGTCTCTTCGTTGACCTCGACGAACACTTCGCCATCCAGCCAGCGGTACAGCTCGCGACCTGACTCGCTGCTGCGCATACCGGCGAGATCAGCGTGCAGGTACCAGACGGTGTCGCCCGGCAAGTCGTCACTGTCAACCGCATATGCCTGCGAACCACAGGCAAAGGCAACAGCCAGAAAAGCGCATAAAACCTTGTTGATGGTCATCGTAAGTCCCGCAAAGAGTGATTGTCTGCAGGCTTATAGTCACGCCGGCGGCAAAAGGTTACACCTGCCGCAAAAAAGTTACCGGGCCGGTTTATTGCTGCCAGACAACCTCACCGTCCATCAGGGTCAGCAGCACCTTGGTCTGGTGGATCGAATACGGCTCCACTTCGAAAATATTCTGATCCAGAACAATCAGATCCGCCTTTTTGCCGGTCTTGATGGAGCCGATCTCGTCATCCATATGCATCTGCCGGGCCGCGTCAATGGTGAAGCCGCGCACCAGCGCCGCCACGCTTAACCGCTCTGACTCCCTGGGCTGCACGGGCGCGTCCGCCTCGCC
The DNA window shown above is from Woeseia oceani and carries:
- a CDS encoding cytochrome c oxidase subunit I, with product MAYVAIADRDHEIEHHDPQTFITKYVWSQDHKVIAIQYGMTAVFVGLVALSLSVMMRLQLGFPDNFSFITPESYYQFVTMHGMIMVIYLLTALFLGGFGNYLIPLMVGSRDMVFPYLNMLSFWVYLLSVLILLASFFVPGGATGAGWTLYPPQAISPGTPGIEWGIILMLVSLVVFIVAFTMGGLNYITTVLQARCRGMTLMRMPLSVWGIFMATILGLLAFPALLVSALMMLLDKTILTSFFMPAMIAAGEQVEHTGGTPVLFQHLFWFFGHPEVYIVALPAFGIVSDLLATHARKNIFGYRMMVWAILAIGGLSFIVWAHHMYVSGMNPYFGFFFATTTLIIAVPTALKVYNWVLTLWQGNIHLRVPMLFAIGFIFTFIHGGLTGIFLGNVVVDLPLSDTYFVVAHFHMVMGVSPILVVFGAIYHWYPKITGRMFNETLGRWHFWLTFLGTYSIYLPMHYLGFLGVPRRYFAMGNTEFMPESAHDLNAAITISAIIVALTQILFFINIFWSLKHGKKAEGNPWGATTLEWQTPDTPPKHGNWGHELPEVHRWAYDYSVPGQEQDFTPQNVPASVVPVGSEH
- a CDS encoding cytochrome C oxidase subunit IV family protein encodes the protein MAQEQQQHPLAIYFWIWGLLFVVSTLSYMVDYIGFQGYLRWTLILVFMFIKAGFIIAIFMHMTWERRALQLAILVPPVAILVLIGLMSLEGDYTFLTRIEFFGESSFVPESPHH
- a CDS encoding cupin domain-containing protein, translated to MDKFALPEKFACFDDLWSPKIVAEMNGQYVKLAKGLGELDWHSHEQEDEFFMVVSGHLDIHLRDRVVALDAGDCFVVPRGVEHRPVALRGAEILLIEPRSTLHTGKQQTAQTVAIEDQEWI
- a CDS encoding patatin-like phospholipase family protein — protein: MSKRRKRSVSLVLGSGGARGAAHIGVIRWLAENNYDIRSVSGCSIGALIGGVYAADKLDEFEDWLCAITEREMFRLMDLSWQISGLVKGDRIIDTLKDLVGDRLIEELPIRYTAVAASLDGEKEVWLQDGPLFDAIRASISLPLLLTPTRRDGKTLIDGGVLNPVPIAPTFGDGTDLCIAVNLGGAADGHCNTDKSADDDSDHNRTGLRAKIDAFIDKLGINNGSKGDSSKDWGPFEIANQAFDAMQATISRQKLAVYPPDELIEIPRNACGTMDFQHAAKMIKLGYEQAETVMAGKRH
- a CDS encoding bestrophin-like domain; this translates as MDEIMYDHNSVLICLILLVTMVAGLEIGFRGGSKWRERIGDGQRTQLNAVQGSLLGMLALLLGFTFSLALQRFDDRSKAVVDEANAIGTALLRASVLDATVSTEATASLRAYIDLRVHSAGVSLDYHDERDDLLVRSEQVQAELWSQVQRALQIDDRPATTGLYLQALNDMFDAYGRRDAALSRHVPEAVLFLLFLTFVMVSTIVGITSGAHGGRPPKSMIAMVTLIVMLVFIIIDLDRPRRGIIEIDQSSLIKLQQPASSGRTP
- a CDS encoding NupC/NupG family nucleoside CNT transporter, giving the protein MIALLGIVALLTIAVVFSTDRRAINLRTVGIAFFLQVSIAGLIMYVPSGRDALQWVVNGVQHVINYGNDGIVFVFGNKTGESLGFTIALNVLPVIVFFSALMSLLYYLGIMQRVVGALGGLLHKLLRTSETESMSAVSNIFVGHTEAPLVVKPYLERMSDSELFAVMTGGCATIAGAVMAGYAAMGVDLKYLITASFMAAPGGLLMAKLMMPETSPSATRFDPAETGGEERAVNVFEAIGNGAATGLTLALNVGAMLLAFVAMIALLNGLLGGIGGWFGFEDLTLQFLLGKLFAPIAYLLGVPWDEANTAGSLIGQKMVINEFYAYANFVLIKESLSAQTQVIVTFALCGFANLASIAILLGGLGSIVPSRRRDIARFGLRAVIGGTLANLMSASLAGLFYSLQ
- a CDS encoding heme-copper oxidase subunit III family protein encodes the protein MSEAALSTTAEGSGVVQDFSADKQAFHVPWGKAMMWIFLLSDTFIFSCFLVGYMTVRMSTADPWPIPSEVFALSFGGDPIPLVLIAIMTFILITSSGTMAMAVNMGYRKDRKRTFWLMLATAALGASFVGMQAFEWTKLIVDEGVRPWGNPMGAAQFGSSFFMITGFHGLHVSAGVIYLLVIAFRVKNGFYEKRGGNYEIVEIVGLYWHFVDLVWVFIFAFFYLW
- a CDS encoding cytochrome c oxidase subunit 3 codes for the protein MTITLVFLAAIMATVIGWLLRQTLGTQPWVSSAADDAVSGNSLETNAKTIGLTTFLAVATSLFALFISAYTIRMRMGADWIPLTEPQLLWLNSGFLVLSSIAYHWTRNAAVAGRSERLKPGLILAGAFTLLFLVGQLTAWQGLYATGVTVSGNPANAFFYLLTALHGLHLLGGVWVWARSLIRVFGGADANTVRLSVELCTVYWHYLLLVWIVLFGLMLTT
- a CDS encoding phosphopentomutase: MARAIILVLDSFGIGATADADKFGDVGANTLGSIAKLRLESTGRALCLPNLAGLGLLHAARDSAGAFPAGTETNVEIIGAYGHAAELSSGKDTPSGHWEIAGVPVLFDWGYFTELTNTFPAELLDALVAQADLPGYLGNCHSSGTTIIAELGEEHMRSGKPIFYTSADSVFQIAAHEESFGLERLYALCEIARKLVDDYNIGRVIARPFIGTDSSNFVRTGNRRDLTTPPPAPTVLDKLADSGGEVISIGKISDIYAHQGITRKIKASGNAALFDATLAALAEAPDRSIVFTNFVDFDMLYGHRRDAQGYAEALEYFDARLPELMAQMNADDLLLICADHGCDPAWPGSDHTREHIPVLAYGAAVAPGSLGLRDSFADIGQSLATFFGLEKMDYGTNFLKS